Proteins from one Malania oleifera isolate guangnan ecotype guangnan chromosome 4, ASM2987363v1, whole genome shotgun sequence genomic window:
- the LOC131153978 gene encoding uncharacterized protein LOC131153978: MGDHVFLKVALLKGIMRFRRKGKLSSMYIGSLEILERVGRVAYRLALPPVLFRIYDVFHVSMLRKYVPDLSHVISYEALELGDTLAYEEVPVEILDWKERELCTKKIPLVKVLWRNHAIEENSWGLED; this comes from the coding sequence ATGGGAGATCATGTTTTTCTAAAAGTGGCACtgttgaagggaatcatgagattcaggaggaagggtaagctgagttCTATGTATATTGGATCGTTAGAGATTCTTGAACGGGTGGGTCgagttgcctataggttggcattGCCACCGGTCCTATTTAGGATttatgacgtattccacgtttctatgctgaggaaatacgtccccgaCCTATCCCATGTGATTAGCTATGAAGcattggagttgggtgataccttAGCTTATGAAGAGGTGCCCGTGGAGATTTTAGACTGGAAGGAACGGGAGCTATgcacaaagaagattccactggtaaaagttttatggcgcaatcatgccatTGAAGAGAATTCCTGGGGATTAGAGGAttag